Within the Pseudomonas putida genome, the region CGGTGTGGATCCGTAACCACCTGCGCGAGAAGTACAAGGCCCTCGACCACTGATTGAAGCTTTAAGCCACAAGCGGCAAGCCCCAAGAGGATTGCCGCTCTGCCCTAACTTGCAGCTTGCAGCCCAACGCATGCAGCTACAAACGGAGTGAGACCATGCAGCAAGAATCCCACACCCACGGCATCGACATGGCTGCCCTGGGCCGCGACAAGCAGAGCCTGCGCCTGGCCGAAGAGACCGTGGCCATCGAAGTACCCGGTTTGAGCCTGTACTACGGCGACAAGCAGGCGTTGTTCGACGTCAGCATGAACATCCCCAAGCAACGCGTGACGGCTTTCATCGGCCCTTCGGGCTGCGGCAAGTCGACCCTGCTGCGCACCTTCAACCGCATGAACGACCTGGTGGACGGTTGCCGCGTCGAAGGCGCCATCAACCTGTACGGCAACAACATCTACCGCAAGGGTGAGGACGTGGCCGAGCTGCGCCGTCGTGTGGGCATGGTGTTCCAGAAGCCAAACCCGTTCCCCAAGACCATCTACGAGAACGTGGTGTATGGCCTGCGTATCCAGGGCATCAACAAGAAGCGTGTGCTGGACGAGGCGGTCGAGTGGGCGCTCAAGGGCGCTGCACTGTGGGATGAGGTGAAAGACCGTTTGCACGACTCGGCGCTGGGCTTGTCCGGCGGCCAGCAGCAGCGTCTGGTGATCGCCCGTACCATCGCCGTCGAGCCTGAAGTCCTGCTGCTCGATGAGCCTTGCTCGGCACTGGACCCGATCTCGACGCTGAAGGTCGAAGAGCTGATCTACGAACTGAAATCCAAGTACACCATCGTTATCGTGACCCACAACATGCAACAGGCGGCCCGTGTTTCGGACTACACCGCGTTCATGTACATGGGCAAACTGGTCGAATTCGGTGATACCGACACCCTGTTCACCAACCCGGCGAAGAAGCAGACCGAAGACTACATCACCGGTCGCTACGGCTAACGGTGCCTTGAGCGGCGGGCTGCGAGCTTCAAGCTTCAAGCTTCAAGCTTCAAGCTTCAAGCTTCAAGCTTCAAGCTTCAAGCAGAAGCAAGAGCAGTTAGCGCGGGGCCAGGAACGATACGAACTACTTGAAGCTTGCAGCTTGCAGCTTGCAGCTTGCAGCTGCCGCAGCTTCCCGGAGCGAAACGATGATCAACAAAGAAAGCCTGACGCACCACATTTCCCAGCAGTTCAACGCCGAACTCGAGGAGGTGCGCAGCCACCTCCTGGCCATGGGCGGGCTGGTCGAGAAACAGGTCAACGACGCGGTTACCGCGCTGATCGAGGCCGACTCCGGCCTTGCCCAGCAGGTGCGTGAAGTCGACGAGCAGATCAACCAGATGGAACGCAACATCGACGAGGAATGCGTGCGCATCCTCGCCCGTCGCCAGCCCGCGGCCTCTGACCTGCGCCTGATCATCAGCATTTCCAAGTCGGTGATCGACCTGGAGCGCATTGGCGACGAATCGACCAAGATCGCCCGCCGCGCCATCCAGTTGTGCGAAGAAGGCGAGTCGCCGCGTGGCTACGTCGAAGTGCGCCACATTGGCGACCAGGTACGCAACATGGTGCGCGACGCACTG harbors:
- the phoU gene encoding phosphate signaling complex protein PhoU encodes the protein MINKESLTHHISQQFNAELEEVRSHLLAMGGLVEKQVNDAVTALIEADSGLAQQVREVDEQINQMERNIDEECVRILARRQPAASDLRLIISISKSVIDLERIGDESTKIARRAIQLCEEGESPRGYVEVRHIGDQVRNMVRDALDAFARFDADLALSVAQYDKTIDREYKTALRELVTYMMEDPRSISRVLSVIWALRSLERIGDHARNISELVIYLVRGTDVRHMGLKRMKAEVQGTAGDEAEIANVPAQPDDK
- the pstB gene encoding phosphate ABC transporter ATP-binding protein PstB, which gives rise to MQQESHTHGIDMAALGRDKQSLRLAEETVAIEVPGLSLYYGDKQALFDVSMNIPKQRVTAFIGPSGCGKSTLLRTFNRMNDLVDGCRVEGAINLYGNNIYRKGEDVAELRRRVGMVFQKPNPFPKTIYENVVYGLRIQGINKKRVLDEAVEWALKGAALWDEVKDRLHDSALGLSGGQQQRLVIARTIAVEPEVLLLDEPCSALDPISTLKVEELIYELKSKYTIVIVTHNMQQAARVSDYTAFMYMGKLVEFGDTDTLFTNPAKKQTEDYITGRYG